In one window of Phalacrocorax aristotelis chromosome W, bGulAri2.1, whole genome shotgun sequence DNA:
- the SIN3B gene encoding paired amphipathic helix protein Sin3b isoform X3 — MMARVLNDTWVSFPSWSEDSTFVSSKKTPYEEQLHRCEDERFELDVVLETNLATIRVLESVQKKLSRLTQEDQEKFRLDDCLGGTSEVIQRRAIYRIYGDKAPEIIESLKKNPVTAVPVVLKRLKAKEEEWREAQQGFNKIWREQYEKAYLKSLDHQAVNFKQNDTKALRSKSLLNEIESVYDEHQEQHSEGRSSSTNEPHLIFIYEDKQILEDAASLISYYVKRQPTIQKEDQATIRQIVHHFIPELFFSQPPEHSISEESTDEDRENHQGQNLDTPELRKKHVPGPPSSPVEAKATFCDVTAAEPHNTLDDVYSLFFVNNNWYFFLRLHQTLCSRLLKIYRQAQKQLLEYRTEKEREKLLCEGRKEKTNDPAMELRLKQPSEVELEEYYPAFLDMVRSLLDGNIDPTQYEDTLREMFTIHAYIGFTMDKLVQNIVRQLHHLVSDDICLKVVELYLNERKRGAAGGNLSSRCVRAAKETSYQWKAERCMADENCFKVMFLQRKGQVIMTIELLDTEETQTEDPVEVQHLANYMEQYVGVEGAPNNQNDGFLLKPVFLQRNLKKFRKWQCKQVRALRSEVKSSWKRLIGVESACNVDCRFKLNTHKMMFIMNSEDYMYRRGALCRAKQVQPMVLLKHHQQFEEWHNRWLEENVTMEAVDVVQDWLMGDEDEEMVPCKTTCETVNVHGVPVNRYRVQYSRRPASP; from the exons ATGATGGCGAGG GTGTTAAATGATACCTGGGTTTCATTTCCATCCTGGTCTGAAGACTCCACTTTTGTCAGCTCCAAGAAGACTCCTTATGAGGAGCAGTTGCACCGCTGTGAAGATGAGCGGTTTGAG TTGGATGTTGTCTTGGAGACCAATTTAGCCACAATACGTGTGCTGGAGAGCGTGCAGAAAAAACTGTCACGACTGACTCAAGAGGATCAGGAGAAGTTTCGACTGGACGATTGCTTGGGAGGAACATCAGAAGTGATCCAGCGCCGGGCCATCTATCGCATCTATGGTGATAAAGCACCAGAGATCATTGAAAGTCTTAAGAAAAACCCAGTTACTGCAGTTCCTGTTGTTCTTAAGAG ATTGAAAGCAAAAGAGGAGGAATGGCGGGAGGCCCAGCAGGGCTTCAACAAAATTTGGCGGGAGCAGTATGAGAAAGCCTACTTGAAGTCCCTTGACCACCAGGCCGTCAACTTCAAACAAAATGACACCAAAGCTTTGCGCTCCAAGAGCTTGCTGAATGAAATTGAGAGTGTCTATGATGAG CATCAGGAGCAGCATTCAGAGGGGAGAAGTTCGTCCACAAACGAGCCTCATCTTATCTTTATCTATGAAGATAAGCAGATTTTGGAGGATGCAGCATCTCTTATCAGCTATTATGTAAAAAGGCAGCCTACTATCCAAAAGGAGGATCAAGCAACCATCCGGCAGATAGTGCATCACTTCATACCTGAGCTGTTCTTCTCTCAGCCCCCTGAGCacagtatttctgaagaatCGACAGATGAGGACAGAGAAAACCATCAGGGGCAGAACCTGGATACACCTGAGCTACGGAAAAAACACGTGCCTGGGCCTCCAAGCAGTCCTGTGGAGGCAAAAGCAACCTTCTGTGATGTTACAGCTGCTGAGCCCCACAACACTCTGGATGATGTTTACAGTCTATTCTTTGTCAATAATAATTGGTATTTCTTCCTCCGCCTTCACCAGACTCTGTGCTCAAGGCTCCTAAAGATTTATCGGCAAGCTCAGAAGCAGCTTCTAGAATATCGGactgaaaaggagagagagaagctcCTTTgtgagggaagaaaggaaaaaaccaatgATCCAGCCATGGAGCTGAGACTGAAGCAACCAA GTGAGGTGGAACTGGAGGAGTACTACCCCGCGTTCCTGGACATGGTGAGGAGTCTGCTGGATGGGAATATTGACCCAACGCAGTACGAGGACACCCTGAGGGAGATGTTCACTATCCATGCCTATATTGGCTTTACTATGGACAAACTGGTGCAGAATATTGTTCGCCAG CTTCACCATCTAGTGAGCGATGACATCTGCTTGAAGGTTGTTGAGCTGTACTTGAACGAAAGGAAGcgaggtgctgctggaggtaACTTATCCTCTAGGTGTGTCCGGGCAGCGAAGGAAACCAGCTATCAGTGGAAGGCTGAACGTTGCATGGCGGATGAGAACTGTTTCAAG GTAATGTTTCTTCAGCGGAAGGGACAGGTGATCATGACCATTGAGCTTCTGGATACGGAAGAAACCCAGACAGAAGATCCTGTGGAGGTCCAG CACCTGGCTAACTATATGGAGCAGTACGTTGGGGTGGAAGGAGCTCCAAACAACCAGAATGATGGCTTCTTGTTGAAACCGGTCTTTCTGCAAAG AAACCTAAAAAAGTTTCGCAAGTGGCAATGTAAGCAAGTGAGAGCTCTGCGGAGCGAAGTGAAGAGCTCCTGGAAGAGGCTGATTGGGGTGGAAAGTGCCTGCAACGTGGACTGCCGGTTCAAGCTCAACACCCACAAAATGATGTTCATCATGAACTCGGAGGATTACATGTACAGGCGGGGAGCTCTCTGCCGAGCCAAGCAG GTACAGCCAATGGTGCTGCTGAAGCATCACCAGCAGTTTGAAGAGTGGCACAACAGGTGGCTGGAAGAGAACGTGACCATGGAGGCAGTTGATGTAGTTCAAGACTGGCTAATGGGAGACGAAGACGAGGAGATGGTGCCCTGTAAAACCACTTGTGAGACGGTGAATGTCCACGGGGTCCCAGTGAACAGATACAGGGTTCAGTACAGTCGCCGTCCAGCTTCACCGTGA